In the genome of Deinococcus yavapaiensis KR-236, one region contains:
- the gnd gene encoding phosphogluconate dehydrogenase (NAD(+)-dependent, decarboxylating): protein MPSMRIGMIGLGKMGGNMTARLLRGGQEVVAYDLTPANVKSVQDMGAIPALDLDALISNLAAPRAVWIMVPAGAPTESTIQLLVDRLSPGDIIIDGGNSKWTDSQRRAEMLKDKGLNFVDVGTSGGIWGLTEGYCMMVGGDTQVVESLRPIFEALAPAPSKGWGHVGPSGAGHYTKMVHNGIEYGMMQALAEGFELMRARHELVGDVSQVADIWRTGSVIRSWLLDLTADALLGNPALDELSDYVADSGEGRWTVQDAVELGVPVPVIAASVQTRFYTQQPVSYAGKMLSAMRRAFGGHAVKTIQQPKVEGHVPEVDPLATPGEASTPAGLKGEKQ, encoded by the coding sequence CTGCCCTCTATGAGAATCGGCATGATCGGACTCGGCAAGATGGGCGGCAACATGACGGCTCGTCTGTTGCGCGGCGGACAGGAAGTCGTCGCGTACGACCTCACGCCCGCCAACGTCAAGAGCGTGCAGGACATGGGGGCCATTCCCGCCCTCGACCTCGACGCGCTGATCTCGAACTTGGCGGCGCCGCGCGCCGTGTGGATCATGGTTCCCGCCGGAGCTCCGACCGAGAGCACCATCCAGTTGCTCGTCGACCGCCTCTCGCCGGGAGACATCATCATCGACGGCGGAAACTCCAAGTGGACGGATTCGCAGCGCCGCGCCGAAATGCTCAAGGACAAGGGCCTGAACTTCGTGGACGTCGGCACGTCGGGCGGCATTTGGGGGCTCACGGAAGGGTACTGCATGATGGTCGGCGGCGACACCCAGGTCGTGGAATCGCTTCGACCGATCTTCGAGGCGCTCGCGCCCGCTCCGAGCAAAGGATGGGGCCACGTCGGTCCCAGCGGAGCGGGCCACTACACGAAGATGGTTCACAACGGCATCGAGTACGGCATGATGCAAGCCCTCGCCGAAGGCTTCGAATTGATGCGCGCCCGCCACGAACTCGTCGGCGACGTGTCGCAAGTCGCCGACATCTGGCGTACGGGCAGCGTCATCCGCTCGTGGTTGCTCGACCTCACGGCGGACGCCTTGCTCGGCAATCCCGCGCTCGACGAGCTCAGCGATTACGTGGCGGACTCGGGCGAGGGACGCTGGACCGTGCAGGACGCCGTCGAACTCGGCGTGCCCGTACCGGTCATCGCCGCGTCGGTGCAAACGCGGTTCTACACGCAGCAACCCGTAAGCTACGCGGGCAAGATGTTGTCGGCCATGCGCCGCGCGTTCGGCGGTCACGCCGTCAAGACGATTCAGCAGCCGAAGGTGGAAGGGCACGTGCCGGAAGTCGATCCGCTCGCGACTCCTGGCGAGGCGTCCACTCCGGCGGGCCTCAAGGGAGAGAAGCAATGA
- a CDS encoding MFS transporter, with amino-acid sequence MAATSASRFTAWRARTFQALTIPTFRRYWYSQLLSLVGGWMQGTAQAYLVLELTNNDAGALSLVNVAQFAPSLAFSLFAGAIIDRFSKLRVLQITQLVLLACALALGALIHTDTVTLPLLLLVALVAGTANAFNMPTRQSMVADFVPRSSLANAVALNSLSFNVSRTLGQALFGVVVPLGVYLVAGGRSDDTSRLAFPFYLNAVAFVVAIVLQMGLPSIARGDASKHGNLVADTLEGLKYVRRNKSVLAIMLYVGGLSLTIINFQIIIPYYARVVYDLKDAGFGLLNATFGAGAMIGALLQAAAPNPLRNLRYGALLLLASSVLLSLTPSPLLGAPLLAACGFSMLAVLISANSTVQLSIPDELRGRVMSLYTFVLVGMAPPGALISGWIISSRGPFGPKLGLALLAGLGALVVLACWRSLPRQLPKRVMPAERAEERIAAD; translated from the coding sequence ATGGCCGCCACCTCTGCCTCTCGCTTCACCGCTTGGCGCGCACGCACCTTCCAAGCTCTGACCATCCCGACGTTTCGACGCTACTGGTACTCGCAACTGCTTTCGCTCGTCGGCGGGTGGATGCAGGGAACGGCTCAGGCTTACCTCGTGCTGGAGCTCACCAACAACGACGCGGGCGCGTTGAGCCTCGTGAACGTCGCCCAATTCGCGCCGAGCCTCGCCTTCTCGCTGTTCGCGGGCGCGATCATCGACCGCTTTTCGAAGTTGCGCGTCCTCCAGATCACGCAACTCGTGCTGCTCGCGTGCGCCTTGGCGCTCGGCGCGCTCATCCACACCGATACCGTCACGCTGCCCTTGCTGCTGCTCGTGGCGCTCGTGGCGGGGACCGCCAACGCGTTCAACATGCCCACGCGTCAAAGCATGGTCGCAGACTTCGTTCCCAGAAGCAGTCTCGCCAACGCCGTCGCTTTGAACTCCTTGTCGTTCAACGTCTCGCGCACGCTCGGCCAAGCGCTGTTCGGCGTCGTCGTGCCGCTCGGCGTGTACCTCGTAGCGGGCGGTCGCTCCGATGACACGTCGCGCCTGGCGTTTCCCTTCTACCTCAACGCGGTGGCCTTCGTCGTCGCGATCGTGCTGCAGATGGGCTTGCCGAGCATCGCGCGCGGCGACGCCTCGAAGCACGGCAACCTCGTCGCCGACACCCTCGAAGGCCTCAAGTACGTACGGCGCAACAAGTCCGTCCTCGCGATCATGCTGTACGTCGGCGGCCTGAGCCTCACGATCATCAACTTCCAGATCATCATTCCCTACTACGCCCGAGTCGTGTACGACCTCAAGGACGCCGGCTTCGGTTTGCTGAACGCCACCTTCGGCGCGGGGGCGATGATCGGCGCGTTGCTGCAGGCGGCCGCGCCCAATCCGCTGCGCAATTTGCGTTACGGAGCGCTCTTGCTGCTCGCGTCGTCGGTCCTGCTGTCCTTGACGCCGTCGCCGCTTCTCGGAGCGCCGCTGCTCGCCGCGTGCGGCTTTTCCATGCTCGCCGTGCTGATTTCGGCGAACTCGACCGTGCAACTCAGCATTCCCGACGAGCTTCGCGGACGCGTCATGAGCTTGTACACCTTCGTCCTCGTCGGCATGGCACCTCCGGGCGCGCTCATTTCCGGGTGGATCATCTCCTCGCGCGGTCCCTTCGGCCCGAAGCTCGGCCTCGCCTTGCTCGCCGGACTCGGAGCGCTCGTCGTGCTGGCTTGCTGGCGCTCTCTACCGCGCCAACTGCCCAAGCGCGTCATGCCCGCCGAGCGTGCGGAGGAGCGGATCGCCGCGGATTGA
- a CDS encoding C40 family peptidase produces MRRAALLLVLLSNSALFSAATASRVEYRVVAGDTAYSLARRFGVTVDALLAQNGLKAPDLKVGQTLLVESSESASTTPPPTAPSPTPLAPPPASAPTPSAPASPAATTDPYTVAAGDTLFSLARARGLKVEDVMRFNNLTSPDLQVGQVLQFTPGAAPSPTGSPAPESSSAPTVSSATPAPAPSAPSAARALNVVDNAMKFLGVPYVYGGTTPRGLDCSGLVLQVMTPLGVSLPRTSAAMFRSGEKVDRDEIETGDLVFFDTEGAGQVTHVGIAIDADTFVHANSYNGKVTVDKLAEKYYATRFLGARRVLLPVIAAGH; encoded by the coding sequence GTGCGCCGCGCTGCCCTACTGCTGGTTTTGTTGTCCAATTCCGCCTTGTTTTCTGCTGCGACCGCGAGTCGAGTCGAATACCGCGTCGTCGCCGGAGACACCGCCTACTCGCTTGCTCGACGCTTCGGCGTCACCGTGGACGCGCTTCTCGCGCAAAACGGCCTCAAGGCGCCCGACCTCAAGGTGGGCCAGACGCTGCTGGTCGAGTCTTCCGAATCGGCCTCCACGACTCCGCCGCCCACGGCACCTTCCCCGACCCCCCTCGCCCCACCTCCCGCTTCGGCGCCCACCCCCTCCGCGCCCGCTTCGCCCGCCGCGACGACCGATCCCTACACGGTCGCGGCGGGCGACACTTTGTTCAGCCTCGCGCGCGCACGCGGGCTGAAAGTCGAGGATGTGATGAGGTTCAACAACCTCACGTCGCCCGACTTGCAAGTCGGTCAGGTGTTGCAGTTCACGCCGGGCGCGGCGCCCTCGCCGACAGGGTCGCCAGCCCCCGAGTCGTCCTCCGCGCCGACGGTTTCGTCGGCCACCCCGGCACCCGCGCCCTCGGCACCGAGCGCCGCGCGCGCCTTGAACGTCGTGGACAACGCGATGAAGTTCCTCGGCGTGCCGTACGTGTACGGCGGGACCACGCCGCGCGGCCTCGATTGCTCGGGACTCGTGCTGCAGGTCATGACGCCGCTCGGCGTGAGCTTGCCGCGCACGAGCGCAGCGATGTTCCGCTCGGGAGAAAAAGTAGACCGTGACGAGATCGAAACGGGTGACCTCGTCTTCTTCGACACCGAGGGCGCGGGGCAAGTGACGCACGTCGGAATCGCCATCGACGCCGACACGTTCGTGCACGCCAACTCGTACAACGGCAAGGTGACGGTCGACAAGTTGGCGGAGAAGTATTACGCCACGCGCTTTTTGGGAGCGCGCCGTGTCCTGCTGCCCGTCATCGCCGCCGGCCACTGA
- a CDS encoding Mov34/MPN/PAD-1 family protein, with amino-acid sequence MSWLTLPLALRSRLWEHASGEAPRECVGLLGGRGRLVTSLYPLTNVSPHPERAYRAHDLELLRALRAMRAEALELVGIYHSHPHGPPQPSDEDRRLAAWDVPYLIADLRTGTLRAYLLPSGQEIRVDSQV; translated from the coding sequence GTGTCCTGGCTGACGCTTCCGCTCGCCTTGCGCTCACGCTTGTGGGAACACGCGAGCGGCGAGGCGCCGCGTGAGTGCGTAGGTTTGCTCGGCGGCCGAGGACGGCTCGTGACGTCGCTGTATCCCCTCACGAACGTCTCGCCTCACCCCGAGCGCGCGTACCGCGCGCACGACCTCGAATTGCTGCGGGCGTTGCGGGCGATGCGGGCCGAAGCTCTCGAACTCGTCGGAATCTACCATTCTCATCCGCACGGACCGCCTCAACCCAGCGACGAGGACCGCCGCCTCGCCGCGTGGGATGTGCCGTACCTTATCGCGGATTTGCGGACGGGCACGCTGCGCGCGTACCTGCTGCCGAGCGGTCAGGAGATACGCGTCGATTCACAAGTCTGA
- a CDS encoding DNA translocase FtsK: MAQRSAKRPPSTKRASPSAKKKKGPAIPVSRFDGEAFGLVLVALGVFLGVTVALPPTGEGFMASASNFLTLWAGPGAYLLPIPPLCYGALVFLGRDLANLTRRILGGVLVSLSALCLYDLFAPGEAGRLAALLTGPMFSAVGYVAGLVPLLALTLGVEVFFTLAPFTIVKAFVRALSLGTLGAVGFSRDLVEAQQGSRGRVKLRSALRGELMAHERELAALDALFPDSKELRAWRKDTRAALRDLHKIDEEALEARREDLQLWREVTRDFTSRSARDLAAAIEAEGSDLAVSIEEIAHDVRKGRHVLAGELAATHVCATLERVRKGLTVDLVRLATKAANLERDRARAKKALEAVDAAILAREVPKQVERAKEWAEFAKRAAAWTEQAAFYDGWPELASRFDTAPADLGNEMAAALASDPETTLREREAWRAKLDAAIATRAAFDSAAPVSVSALPEPTDLLINLDFGVTKAKTPDVVAAPPEPEETAELVEDEQGETVDEREEALEPVEVGQRVVLTPAPLKPSAKSDTPPWEDAPETESAKGAGVATVGAIDLSRPDVALLDPLPKAAANLAALDAMARGRAELINETLAHFGLSAKVVDFARGPTVTRYEIEPAPGEKISRIASLANDLARALAVGGVRVEAPVPGKSVIGLEVPNAEREPVTFHTVMATSTWKNTRAKLPIVLGKSIDGEMMIGDLAKMPHLLIAGSTGSGKSVCVNTLITSLLFRYLPTELRFLMVDPKMVELTPYDGIPHLVRGVVTNPADAAGVLLGAVAHMERRYKMMSVVGAKNLEQFNAKMRLVGEPELPHLVIIIDELADLMITSPKEVESAIMRLAQMARATGMHLVLATQRPSVDILTSLIKVNVPARIAFAVSSSHDSRTILDSVGAERLTGMGDMLFYQPGLVKPQRLQGPYISENETVRITEFLRRQVFEDAFGEAYGADFDGLVSSDVSPTSTKDMDFSDPFLRQAAEICIEEGQGSVSRLQRRLSVGHARAGKLMDMLEAMGIVSKHQGSKPRDVLISRDDLPEYFGR, from the coding sequence ATGGCTCAGCGGAGCGCGAAACGTCCCCCTTCCACAAAACGCGCGAGTCCTTCCGCCAAGAAGAAGAAAGGGCCCGCCATTCCCGTCAGCCGTTTCGACGGCGAGGCGTTCGGGCTCGTGCTGGTCGCCCTCGGCGTCTTTCTCGGCGTGACGGTCGCGTTGCCTCCCACGGGCGAAGGCTTCATGGCGAGCGCCTCGAACTTCCTCACGTTATGGGCCGGTCCGGGCGCCTACCTGCTTCCGATCCCTCCACTGTGTTACGGAGCCCTCGTCTTTCTCGGACGCGATCTCGCCAACCTCACGCGCCGCATCCTCGGCGGTGTGCTCGTCTCGCTGTCGGCGCTGTGCTTGTACGATTTGTTCGCCCCCGGTGAAGCAGGCCGACTCGCCGCGCTCCTCACCGGACCGATGTTCTCGGCCGTCGGGTACGTGGCGGGCCTCGTGCCGCTCCTCGCTCTCACGCTCGGCGTGGAGGTGTTCTTCACGCTCGCGCCGTTCACGATCGTCAAGGCGTTCGTGCGGGCCCTCAGCCTCGGCACGCTCGGCGCGGTCGGCTTCTCGCGGGACCTCGTCGAGGCGCAGCAAGGATCGCGCGGACGCGTCAAGCTGCGCTCGGCCCTGCGCGGAGAATTGATGGCGCACGAACGCGAGCTCGCCGCGCTCGACGCGCTCTTTCCCGACTCGAAAGAGCTGCGGGCGTGGCGCAAGGACACCCGAGCGGCTCTGCGCGACTTGCACAAGATCGACGAGGAGGCGCTCGAAGCGCGCCGCGAGGACCTTCAGTTGTGGCGTGAAGTCACCCGCGACTTCACGTCACGCAGCGCCCGCGATCTCGCGGCGGCGATCGAAGCGGAAGGCAGCGACCTCGCCGTCAGCATCGAGGAAATCGCGCACGACGTGCGCAAGGGACGTCACGTCTTGGCGGGCGAGCTCGCCGCCACCCACGTTTGCGCCACCCTCGAGCGCGTCCGCAAAGGACTCACCGTGGATCTCGTGCGGCTCGCCACGAAGGCCGCGAACTTGGAGCGCGACCGTGCGCGCGCCAAGAAGGCGCTCGAAGCGGTCGACGCGGCGATTCTCGCACGAGAAGTGCCGAAGCAAGTCGAGCGCGCCAAGGAGTGGGCGGAGTTCGCCAAGCGCGCCGCCGCGTGGACCGAGCAGGCCGCTTTTTACGACGGCTGGCCCGAACTCGCTTCGCGCTTCGACACCGCGCCCGCCGACCTCGGCAACGAGATGGCGGCGGCTCTCGCGAGCGATCCGGAGACGACGCTGCGCGAGCGTGAAGCGTGGCGAGCGAAACTCGACGCGGCCATCGCGACGCGCGCGGCCTTCGACTCGGCGGCGCCCGTGAGCGTCTCGGCCCTGCCCGAACCGACCGACCTTCTCATCAACCTCGACTTCGGCGTGACGAAGGCCAAGACGCCCGACGTGGTCGCGGCGCCGCCCGAACCTGAAGAAACGGCCGAACTCGTCGAGGACGAGCAAGGCGAGACCGTCGACGAGCGCGAAGAGGCGCTCGAACCGGTCGAGGTGGGGCAACGCGTCGTCCTCACGCCCGCCCCCCTCAAGCCGAGCGCCAAGAGCGACACGCCTCCCTGGGAAGACGCGCCGGAAACGGAGTCGGCCAAAGGCGCGGGCGTCGCTACCGTCGGCGCGATCGACCTGTCACGGCCGGACGTCGCCCTGCTCGACCCGTTGCCGAAAGCGGCGGCGAACCTCGCCGCGCTCGACGCGATGGCGCGCGGACGCGCGGAGCTTATCAACGAGACGCTCGCGCACTTCGGACTCAGCGCCAAGGTCGTCGACTTCGCGCGCGGCCCCACCGTGACGCGCTACGAAATCGAGCCCGCGCCGGGCGAGAAGATCAGCCGCATCGCCAGCCTCGCCAACGATCTCGCGCGCGCGCTCGCCGTGGGCGGCGTGCGCGTCGAAGCGCCCGTGCCGGGCAAGAGCGTCATCGGCCTCGAAGTGCCGAACGCCGAGCGCGAGCCCGTCACCTTCCACACTGTCATGGCGACGTCGACGTGGAAGAACACGCGCGCCAAGCTTCCGATCGTACTCGGCAAGAGCATCGACGGCGAGATGATGATCGGCGACCTCGCGAAGATGCCGCACCTCTTGATCGCGGGCTCGACGGGTTCGGGCAAGTCGGTGTGCGTCAACACCCTAATCACGAGCTTGCTCTTTCGTTACCTGCCGACCGAACTGCGCTTTTTGATGGTCGACCCCAAGATGGTGGAGCTCACGCCGTACGACGGCATTCCACATCTCGTGCGCGGCGTCGTCACGAATCCGGCGGACGCGGCGGGCGTGCTGCTCGGAGCGGTCGCCCACATGGAGCGTCGCTACAAGATGATGAGCGTCGTCGGCGCGAAGAACTTGGAGCAGTTCAACGCAAAGATGCGCCTCGTCGGCGAGCCGGAACTGCCGCACCTCGTCATCATCATCGACGAGCTCGCCGACCTCATGATCACGTCGCCGAAGGAAGTCGAAAGCGCGATCATGCGTCTCGCGCAAATGGCGCGTGCGACGGGCATGCACCTCGTGCTTGCCACGCAACGTCCGTCGGTGGACATCTTGACGTCGCTCATCAAGGTGAACGTGCCCGCCCGAATCGCCTTCGCCGTCTCGAGCAGCCACGATTCCCGTACGATTCTCGATTCGGTGGGCGCCGAGCGTCTCACGGGCATGGGCGACATGCTGTTCTACCAACCGGGCCTCGTGAAGCCGCAACGTCTGCAAGGTCCCTACATCTCCGAGAACGAGACGGTCCGTATCACCGAGTTCTTGCGCCGCCAAGTCTTCGAGGACGCCTTCGGTGAAGCGTACGGCGCCGACTTCGACGGCCTCGTGTCGAGCGACGTCTCGCCAACCAGCACGAAGGACATGGACTTCAGCGATCCGTTCTTGCGGCAGGCGGCCGAGATCTGCATCGAGGAAGGGCAAGGCAGCGTATCGCGTCTGCAGCGTCGCTTGAGCGTCGGGCACGCCCGCGCGGGCAAGCTCATGGACATGCTCGAAGCGATGGGCATCGTGAGCAAGCACCAGGGAAGCAAGCCGCGCGACGTCCTCATCTCACGCGACGACTTGCCCGAGTACTTCGGCCGCTGA
- a CDS encoding fasciclin domain-containing protein: MNKRVLLALTSALALGSVASAFGGGGGGAQPTTRPATTTAACQNVVNILASNQNFSTLAGAAQAAGLIDTLRNASGVTIFAPTNAAFAKIPADALAALTKDTASLGNVLRFHIVPSRLNARDVSTIDSAGTLAGFTLAVSTVNGNVFVNDARVTQTNIVACNDVIVHVIDTVLLPPNVTLAVPEVPVENVTQEQATTPPPPEPPTANTQETAQGQDTTQGQASNASDSSLAPAISVTAIPALPLNAPQSTTGGTTDTTAATSTTTTTAASTNNVTSVVGQTADLSTFAAALKAANLEKAFGAEGTYTVFAPTNEAFAKIPAAQLQAIIDNPDVLFQILSYHVAGNQIAQGDLAATTSYEPLVGEPVQLMGGNMVGNANIVGEPIVTDNGIIYRIDTVLLPPGLELPAPAAAATTTTAAAATTTSSTTTATTTTATTTTTAQATTTPTIAQIVATDPRFSTLLAAVQAAGLVETLNSGEFTVFAPTNDAFAKIPAAQLQAVLANPDQLRRLLTFHVVAGRMPAADIASQTVLTSVAGPTLTVAVDNAMVKIGGATVTQADVAASNGVIHVIDTVLMPPGN; encoded by the coding sequence ATGAATAAGCGTGTGCTTCTCGCACTGACGTCAGCCCTCGCGCTTGGTTCCGTCGCCTCCGCTTTCGGGGGTGGAGGTGGCGGCGCGCAGCCCACGACGCGTCCCGCCACGACGACGGCCGCGTGCCAAAACGTCGTGAACATCCTCGCGTCGAACCAGAACTTCTCGACGCTGGCGGGAGCCGCCCAAGCGGCGGGACTCATCGACACCTTGCGAAACGCCAGTGGAGTGACGATCTTCGCGCCCACGAACGCCGCCTTCGCCAAAATCCCCGCCGACGCGCTCGCGGCCCTCACGAAGGACACGGCGAGCCTCGGCAACGTGTTGCGCTTCCACATCGTCCCGAGCCGCCTCAACGCACGTGACGTCTCGACGATCGACTCGGCGGGCACGCTGGCGGGATTCACGCTCGCGGTTTCCACGGTGAACGGCAACGTCTTCGTGAACGACGCGCGCGTCACGCAAACGAACATCGTGGCGTGCAACGACGTGATCGTCCACGTCATCGACACGGTGCTGCTGCCTCCGAACGTGACGCTCGCCGTGCCGGAAGTGCCGGTGGAGAACGTGACGCAAGAGCAAGCGACCACGCCGCCGCCGCCCGAGCCTCCCACGGCGAACACGCAGGAAACCGCGCAAGGGCAAGACACCACGCAAGGGCAAGCGTCGAACGCCAGCGATTCCTCGCTCGCGCCCGCCATCAGCGTCACGGCCATTCCAGCCCTACCCTTGAACGCGCCGCAAAGCACGACGGGCGGCACCACCGACACGACCGCGGCGACGTCCACGACGACCACCACGGCGGCGTCCACGAACAACGTCACGAGCGTCGTCGGGCAAACGGCGGACCTCTCGACCTTCGCGGCGGCCCTCAAGGCGGCGAACCTCGAGAAGGCCTTCGGCGCCGAAGGCACCTACACGGTGTTCGCTCCGACGAACGAAGCGTTCGCGAAGATTCCCGCCGCGCAATTGCAAGCGATCATCGACAATCCCGACGTGCTCTTCCAAATCTTGTCGTACCACGTCGCGGGCAACCAGATCGCTCAAGGGGACCTCGCGGCGACCACCAGCTACGAGCCGCTCGTCGGTGAGCCGGTCCAACTCATGGGCGGCAACATGGTCGGCAACGCGAACATCGTCGGCGAGCCGATCGTGACGGACAACGGCATCATCTACCGCATCGACACCGTGCTGCTGCCGCCCGGCCTGGAACTTCCCGCGCCTGCCGCCGCCGCTACGACCACGACCGCCGCCGCCGCGACGACGACGTCCAGCACTACCACGGCGACGACCACGACCGCGACCACGACGACCACGGCGCAAGCGACCACCACGCCCACCATCGCCCAGATCGTGGCGACCGATCCGCGCTTCTCGACGTTGCTGGCCGCCGTGCAAGCCGCGGGGCTCGTCGAAACGCTCAACTCGGGCGAGTTCACCGTGTTCGCTCCGACGAACGACGCCTTCGCGAAGATTCCGGCCGCGCAACTGCAAGCGGTTCTCGCCAACCCTGACCAACTGCGCCGCCTCCTGACTTTCCACGTCGTCGCGGGTCGGATGCCCGCCGCCGACATCGCGAGTCAGACCGTGCTCACGTCCGTCGCCGGACCGACCCTCACAGTCGCCGTCGACAACGCGATGGTGAAGATCGGCGGCGCGACCGTCACGCAAGCCGACGTCGCCGCGAGCAACGGCGTCATCCACGTGATCGACACCGTTCTCATGCCCCCGGGCAACTGA
- a CDS encoding metallophosphoesterase family protein has protein sequence MRLAILADIHGNMPALQAVLADMARLGVDRVIVNGDVVNRGPDGVEVLEALLALDVEFTLGNHDDLMRLWWNRRPEIPPSWFHEAFFDSFTWCASQLHAAGLLDVFASWPMTASVAIDGAPSVTISHGTPDHYREGIGRRMTEGRLRAIFEATGADVLVGSHTHLPFETRVDGKLAVNTGAVGAPFNRDVRAQYLVLTLTNDGWQPEVRFVSYDVSVILRRYETSGLLQGGNLSALLFREELRVAYPIYARFWEWTERSERPRDWTSWREFERDVLPTFELTSLV, from the coding sequence GTGCGCCTCGCGATTCTCGCCGACATTCACGGCAACATGCCCGCGCTTCAGGCGGTGCTCGCCGACATGGCTCGGCTCGGCGTCGACCGCGTGATCGTGAACGGAGACGTCGTGAACCGCGGCCCGGACGGCGTGGAAGTCCTCGAAGCCCTCTTGGCGCTCGACGTCGAGTTCACCCTCGGCAACCACGACGATCTCATGCGCTTGTGGTGGAATCGCCGACCCGAAATTCCGCCAAGCTGGTTTCACGAGGCATTCTTCGATTCGTTCACGTGGTGCGCGTCACAACTGCACGCGGCGGGCCTCTTGGACGTCTTCGCCTCTTGGCCCATGACGGCGAGCGTTGCCATCGACGGGGCGCCGAGCGTCACGATCTCGCACGGAACCCCCGACCATTACCGTGAAGGCATCGGTCGGCGCATGACCGAAGGGCGACTTCGCGCCATCTTCGAGGCGACGGGCGCCGACGTCCTCGTCGGTTCTCACACGCATTTGCCTTTCGAGACGCGCGTGGACGGCAAGCTCGCCGTGAACACGGGCGCCGTCGGGGCGCCCTTCAATCGTGACGTCCGCGCCCAGTACCTGGTGCTGACCTTGACGAACGACGGATGGCAGCCCGAGGTTCGCTTCGTTTCGTACGACGTCTCGGTCATCCTGCGTCGTTATGAGACGAGCGGCTTGTTGCAGGGCGGCAACCTCAGCGCGCTTCTGTTTCGCGAGGAACTGCGCGTCGCGTACCCCATCTACGCGCGCTTTTGGGAGTGGACGGAACGCTCGGAACGCCCGCGCGATTGGACGTCGTGGCGTGAATTCGAACGCGACGTCCTTCCCACCTTCGAGCTGACGTCACTGGTCTGA
- the cysK gene encoding cysteine synthase A: MIDSFVGHTPLVQLSRVVTPDMADVFVKHEGLNPGGSIKDRTALGLISDAEERGLLKPGGHIVEPTSGNTGIGLAQVAAARGYKLTLTMPAQMSEERKRTLRAYGAELILTDPARRMAAAIEEAQRIAEETGAVMLNQFGNPANPAAHERTTGPEIWQQMEGRVDAFVFGSGTGGTISGVGRYLKRMNPDMKVVCVEPARSNVISGGERGEHGFQGMGPGFVPDNLDRSVIDDLIVVWEEDAFPLARRLAREEGIFMGMSSGAMVWSALEVARRLGPGKRVVTIACDTGARYLSTALFADGNDTPAGYLPYSREKIETPA; this comes from the coding sequence ATGATCGATTCCTTCGTCGGCCACACGCCCCTCGTGCAACTTTCACGCGTCGTCACGCCCGACATGGCGGACGTCTTCGTGAAGCACGAAGGCCTCAATCCGGGCGGCAGCATCAAGGACCGCACGGCCCTCGGCCTCATCTCCGACGCGGAAGAGCGCGGCCTGCTCAAGCCTGGAGGGCACATCGTCGAACCGACGAGCGGCAACACCGGCATCGGCCTCGCGCAAGTCGCGGCGGCGCGCGGTTACAAGCTCACCCTCACGATGCCCGCGCAGATGAGCGAGGAGCGCAAGCGGACGTTGCGCGCGTACGGCGCCGAGCTGATTCTCACGGACCCCGCGCGTCGCATGGCCGCCGCGATCGAGGAAGCGCAGCGAATCGCCGAGGAGACGGGCGCGGTGATGCTCAATCAATTCGGCAATCCCGCCAATCCCGCCGCCCACGAGCGCACGACGGGCCCCGAGATTTGGCAGCAGATGGAGGGCCGCGTGGACGCCTTCGTGTTCGGAAGCGGCACGGGCGGGACGATCAGCGGCGTGGGACGGTACCTCAAGCGCATGAATCCCGACATGAAGGTCGTGTGCGTGGAGCCCGCGCGCAGCAACGTCATCTCCGGTGGAGAGCGCGGCGAGCACGGCTTTCAAGGCATGGGGCCGGGATTCGTGCCCGACAACCTCGACCGCTCGGTCATCGACGACCTCATCGTCGTGTGGGAAGAAGACGCCTTCCCCCTCGCGCGGCGCCTCGCGCGCGAGGAAGGCATCTTCATGGGCATGTCGAGCGGCGCGATGGTGTGGTCGGCGCTGGAAGTCGCGCGCCGTCTCGGGCCCGGCAAGCGAGTCGTGACGATCGCGTGCGACACGGGCGCCCGCTACCTCTCCACCGCGTTGTTCGCCGATGGAAACGACACCCCGGCGGGCTACTTGCCGTACAGCCGCGAGAAGATCGAGACGCCGGCGTGA